From the Malaclemys terrapin pileata isolate rMalTer1 chromosome 13, rMalTer1.hap1, whole genome shotgun sequence genome, one window contains:
- the SUMO2 gene encoding small ubiquitin-related modifier 2 translates to MADEKPKEGVKTENNDHINLKVAGQDGSVVQFKIKRHTPLSKLMKAYCERQGLSMRQIRFRFDGQPINETDTPAQLEMEDEDTIDVFQQQTGGVY, encoded by the exons ATGGCCGACGAAAAGCCCAAG GAAGGAGTGAAGACTGAAAACAATGACCACATTAATCTGAAGGTGGCAGGGCAAGATGGGTCTGTGGTTCAGTTTAAGATTAAGAGGCACACGCCACTTAGTAAACTAATGAAAGCCTATTGTGAACGACAG GGTTTGTCAATGAGGCAAATCAGATTCCGGTTCGATGGGCAGCCAATCAATGAAACAGATACACCTGCACAg TTGGAAATGGAGGATGAAGATACAATTGATGTGTTCCAGCAGCAGACAGGAGGAGTCTACTAA